In a single window of the Larimichthys crocea isolate SSNF chromosome XVII, L_crocea_2.0, whole genome shotgun sequence genome:
- the tcf3b gene encoding transcription factor 3b isoform X4, protein MNEQQQRMAAVGTDKELSDLLDFSAMFAPPVANGKNRTMTLASSQFGGSAIDERSGSGSWGSAEQNSPSFSQGRGYAEGSHYNDHEGLSSPFISSGVAGKNERPPYPPFGSQPGFLPSDIAMPSPDAMSPSGLKSGSQFYPSYPNNPRRRPPDGGIDTQPKKIRKPPGLPSSVYASTSGDEYTRDNGGYPGAKPGAVYPGSFYMQEDPWSSSGYSAMLGNSPHIGQPGSFSAINPQDRMKRQPLPLSPQNYPLHGSEVNGFHSAPTTYNHTPAINGEGIMANRGTTAGSSGDEIGKALASIYPSDHNSNNFSSAPSTPGSPQAIAGAQSQWQRPTTPNYEGQPHALQSKLEDRLEEAIHVLRSHAVGQGPGLEGAHSDMHSLLSSVHNGGLGGLSPAFPNASLALSNRHPAMQGGKHEEPTGLPPSSTLLHAHHASGPTPSAGQPEGFTSLPGGLTRSTHSSSSSDIKREDKEDDENSSVADKSDDEKKESKAARIRTRKEALTLQMLSSLSDQKDDPEEDDEDLPPEVKMERERERRVANNARERLRVRDINEAFKELGRMCQLHLSHDKPQTKLLILHQAVNVILNLEQQVRERNLNPKAACLKRREEEKVSGVVGEAPMQLSGGHASMGGDGHNPVGHM, encoded by the exons ATGTTCGCGCCTCCAGTAGCCAATGGGAAGAACAGGACAATGACACTCGCCAGCAGTCAGTTTGGTGGATCAG CAATAGATGAGCGCAGCGGCTCTGGGTCTTGGGGATCGGCAGAACAGAACAGCCCCTCTTTCAGCCAAGGACGG GGCTATGCTGAAGGATCCCACTACAATGACCATGAAGGCTTGTCCTCTCCGTTCATCAGCTCAGGGGTCGCAG GTAAAAATGAGAGGCCACCATACCCTCCCTTTGGAAGCCAG CCTGGTTTTCTTCCTAGCGACATAGCAATGCCCAGCCCAGATGCCATGTCCCCCTCTGGCCTGAAATCTGGCTCCCAGTTTTACCCGTCATACCCCAACAACCCCAGGAGAAGGCCGCCTGATGGAGGCATAG ACACCCAGCCAAAGAAGATTCGGAAACCCCCTGGCCTGCCGTCCTCG GTGTATGCTTCCACATCTGGTGATGAGTATACCAGAGACAATGGAGGATATCCCGGTGCTAAGCCTGGAGCTGTCTACCCTGGCTCTTTCTATATGCAAG AAGACCCCTGGTCGTCTTCTGGCTACTCTGCCATGCTGGGTAACTCTCCTCACATTGGACAGCCAGGCTCCTTCTCTGCAATTAACCCACAGGACAGGATG AAGCGTCAACCCCTGCCTCTGTCCCCACAGAACTATCCTCTGCACGGCAGCGAAGTCAACGGCTTCCACTCAGCCCCCACCACATACAATCACACACCCGCCATCAACGGAGAAGGCAtcatgg ccaACCGAGGCACCACAGCTGGCAGTTCAGGAGATGAAATTGGGAAGGCTCTTGCCTCA ATTTACCCATCGGACCACAACAGTAATAACTTCTCCTCAGCTCCATCTACTCCTGGATCTCCTCAGGCAATTGCAG GAGCTCAGTCTCAGTGGCAAAGACCAACCACACCCAACTATGAAGGGCAACCACACGCACTG CAGAGTAAATTGGAGGACCGTTTGGAGGAGGCCATCCATGTACTGCGTAGCCACGCTGTGGGCCAGGGCCCTGGCTTAGAGGGCGCCCACTCCGACATGCACAGCCTGCTGTCCTCAGTACACAACGGGGGCCTCGGGGGCCTCTCTCCAGCTTTCCCCAATGCTAGCCTTGCCCTCAGCAACAGACATCCTGCTATG CAGGGAGGGAAACACGAGGAGCCCACAGGCCTTCCACCCAGCAGCACTCTTCTGCACGCTCATCACGCATCCGGACCCACACCGTCAGCTGGCCAACCGGAAGGCTTTACCA GTCTCCCGGGTGGCCTGACCCGCTCCACACACTCCTCCAGCAGCTCGGACATCaaaagagaagacaaagaggatGATGAAAACTCATCTGTTGCAGACAAGTCAGATGACGAAAAGAAGGAGTCCAAGGCAGCGCGCATTCGAACAAG AAAGGAGGCGTTGACCCTCCAGATGCTCTCTAGCCTTTCAGACCAGAAAGATGA TCCAGAAGAGGATGACGAAGACCTTCCCCCTGAGGTGAAGATGGAGCGCGAGAGGGAACGGCGAGTGGCTAACAATGCCCGCGAGCGTCTCAGAGTACGGGATATCAACGAGGCATTTAAGGAGCTTGGGAGGATGTGCCAGCTGCACCTCAGCCATGACAAACCTCAGACCAAACTTCTCATCCTGCACCAAGCTGTCAATGTCATCCTCAATTTAGAACAACAAGTCAGAG aGCGTAACCTTAACCCCAAGGCAGCATGTTTAAAACGCcgtgaggaggagaaggtgtcTGGGGTGGTGGGCGAAGCACCCATGCAGCTCTCAGGAGGCCATGCTAGTATGGGAGGAGATGGCCACAACCCAGTTGGCCACATGTAA
- the tcf3b gene encoding transcription factor 3b isoform X7 yields MNEQQQRMAAVGTDKELSDLLDFSAMFAPPVANGKNRTMTLASSQFGGSAIDERSGSGSWGSAEQNSPSFSQGRGYAEGSHYNDHEGLSSPFISSGVAGKNERPPYPPFGSQPGFLPSDIAMPSPDAMSPSGLKSGSQFYPSYPNNPRRRPPDGGIDTQPKKIRKPPGLPSSVYASTSGDEYTRDNGGYPGAKPGAVYPGSFYMQEDPWSSSGYSAMLGNSPHIGQPGSFSAINPQDRMNYPLHGSEVNGFHSAPTTYNHTPAINGEGIMANRGTTAGSSGDEIGKALASIYPSDHNSNNFSSAPSTPGSPQAIAGAQSQWQRPTTPNYEGQPHALQSKLEDRLEEAIHVLRSHAVGQGPGLEGAHSDMHSLLSSVHNGGLGGLSPAFPNASLALSNRHPAMQGGKHEEPTGLPPSSTLLHAHHASGPTPSAGQPEGFTSLPGGLTRSTHSSSSSDIKREDKEDDENSSVADKSDDEKKESKAARIRTRKEALTLQMLSSLSDQKDDPEEDDEDLPPEVKMERERERRVANNARERLRVRDINEAFKELGRMCQLHLSHDKPQTKLLILHQAVNVILNLEQQVRERNLNPKAACLKRREEEKVSGVVGEAPMQLSGGHASMGGDGHNPVGHM; encoded by the exons ATGTTCGCGCCTCCAGTAGCCAATGGGAAGAACAGGACAATGACACTCGCCAGCAGTCAGTTTGGTGGATCAG CAATAGATGAGCGCAGCGGCTCTGGGTCTTGGGGATCGGCAGAACAGAACAGCCCCTCTTTCAGCCAAGGACGG GGCTATGCTGAAGGATCCCACTACAATGACCATGAAGGCTTGTCCTCTCCGTTCATCAGCTCAGGGGTCGCAG GTAAAAATGAGAGGCCACCATACCCTCCCTTTGGAAGCCAG CCTGGTTTTCTTCCTAGCGACATAGCAATGCCCAGCCCAGATGCCATGTCCCCCTCTGGCCTGAAATCTGGCTCCCAGTTTTACCCGTCATACCCCAACAACCCCAGGAGAAGGCCGCCTGATGGAGGCATAG ACACCCAGCCAAAGAAGATTCGGAAACCCCCTGGCCTGCCGTCCTCG GTGTATGCTTCCACATCTGGTGATGAGTATACCAGAGACAATGGAGGATATCCCGGTGCTAAGCCTGGAGCTGTCTACCCTGGCTCTTTCTATATGCAAG AAGACCCCTGGTCGTCTTCTGGCTACTCTGCCATGCTGGGTAACTCTCCTCACATTGGACAGCCAGGCTCCTTCTCTGCAATTAACCCACAGGACAGGATG AACTATCCTCTGCACGGCAGCGAAGTCAACGGCTTCCACTCAGCCCCCACCACATACAATCACACACCCGCCATCAACGGAGAAGGCAtcatgg ccaACCGAGGCACCACAGCTGGCAGTTCAGGAGATGAAATTGGGAAGGCTCTTGCCTCA ATTTACCCATCGGACCACAACAGTAATAACTTCTCCTCAGCTCCATCTACTCCTGGATCTCCTCAGGCAATTGCAG GAGCTCAGTCTCAGTGGCAAAGACCAACCACACCCAACTATGAAGGGCAACCACACGCACTG CAGAGTAAATTGGAGGACCGTTTGGAGGAGGCCATCCATGTACTGCGTAGCCACGCTGTGGGCCAGGGCCCTGGCTTAGAGGGCGCCCACTCCGACATGCACAGCCTGCTGTCCTCAGTACACAACGGGGGCCTCGGGGGCCTCTCTCCAGCTTTCCCCAATGCTAGCCTTGCCCTCAGCAACAGACATCCTGCTATG CAGGGAGGGAAACACGAGGAGCCCACAGGCCTTCCACCCAGCAGCACTCTTCTGCACGCTCATCACGCATCCGGACCCACACCGTCAGCTGGCCAACCGGAAGGCTTTACCA GTCTCCCGGGTGGCCTGACCCGCTCCACACACTCCTCCAGCAGCTCGGACATCaaaagagaagacaaagaggatGATGAAAACTCATCTGTTGCAGACAAGTCAGATGACGAAAAGAAGGAGTCCAAGGCAGCGCGCATTCGAACAAG AAAGGAGGCGTTGACCCTCCAGATGCTCTCTAGCCTTTCAGACCAGAAAGATGA TCCAGAAGAGGATGACGAAGACCTTCCCCCTGAGGTGAAGATGGAGCGCGAGAGGGAACGGCGAGTGGCTAACAATGCCCGCGAGCGTCTCAGAGTACGGGATATCAACGAGGCATTTAAGGAGCTTGGGAGGATGTGCCAGCTGCACCTCAGCCATGACAAACCTCAGACCAAACTTCTCATCCTGCACCAAGCTGTCAATGTCATCCTCAATTTAGAACAACAAGTCAGAG aGCGTAACCTTAACCCCAAGGCAGCATGTTTAAAACGCcgtgaggaggagaaggtgtcTGGGGTGGTGGGCGAAGCACCCATGCAGCTCTCAGGAGGCCATGCTAGTATGGGAGGAGATGGCCACAACCCAGTTGGCCACATGTAA
- the tcf3b gene encoding transcription factor 3b isoform X2 produces MNEQQQRMAAVGTDKELSDLLDFSAMFAPPVANGKNRTMTLASSQFGGSAIDERSGSGSWGSAEQNSPSFSQGRGYAEGSHYNDHEGLSSPFISSGVAGKNERPPYPPFGSQPGFLPSDIAMPSPDAMSPSGLKSGSQFYPSYPNNPRRRPPDGGIDTQPKKIRKPPGLPSSVYASTSGDEYTRDNGGYPGAKPGAVYPGSFYMQDPWSSSGYSAMLGNSPHIGQPGSFSAINPQDRMKRQPLPLSPQNYPLHGSEVNGFHSAPTTYNHTPAINGEGIMANRGTTAGSSGDEIGKALASIYPSDHNSNNFSSAPSTPGSPQAIAAGAQSQWQRPTTPNYEGQPHALQSKLEDRLEEAIHVLRSHAVGQGPGLEGAHSDMHSLLSSVHNGGLGGLSPAFPNASLALSNRHPAMQGGKHEEPTGLPPSSTLLHAHHASGPTPSAGQPEGFTSLPGGLTRSTHSSSSSDIKREDKEDDENSSVADKSDDEKKESKAARIRTRKEALTLQMLSSLSDQKDDPEEDDEDLPPEVKMERERERRVANNARERLRVRDINEAFKELGRMCQLHLSHDKPQTKLLILHQAVNVILNLEQQVRERNLNPKAACLKRREEEKVSGVVGEAPMQLSGGHASMGGDGHNPVGHM; encoded by the exons ATGTTCGCGCCTCCAGTAGCCAATGGGAAGAACAGGACAATGACACTCGCCAGCAGTCAGTTTGGTGGATCAG CAATAGATGAGCGCAGCGGCTCTGGGTCTTGGGGATCGGCAGAACAGAACAGCCCCTCTTTCAGCCAAGGACGG GGCTATGCTGAAGGATCCCACTACAATGACCATGAAGGCTTGTCCTCTCCGTTCATCAGCTCAGGGGTCGCAG GTAAAAATGAGAGGCCACCATACCCTCCCTTTGGAAGCCAG CCTGGTTTTCTTCCTAGCGACATAGCAATGCCCAGCCCAGATGCCATGTCCCCCTCTGGCCTGAAATCTGGCTCCCAGTTTTACCCGTCATACCCCAACAACCCCAGGAGAAGGCCGCCTGATGGAGGCATAG ACACCCAGCCAAAGAAGATTCGGAAACCCCCTGGCCTGCCGTCCTCG GTGTATGCTTCCACATCTGGTGATGAGTATACCAGAGACAATGGAGGATATCCCGGTGCTAAGCCTGGAGCTGTCTACCCTGGCTCTTTCTATATGCAAG ACCCCTGGTCGTCTTCTGGCTACTCTGCCATGCTGGGTAACTCTCCTCACATTGGACAGCCAGGCTCCTTCTCTGCAATTAACCCACAGGACAGGATG AAGCGTCAACCCCTGCCTCTGTCCCCACAGAACTATCCTCTGCACGGCAGCGAAGTCAACGGCTTCCACTCAGCCCCCACCACATACAATCACACACCCGCCATCAACGGAGAAGGCAtcatgg ccaACCGAGGCACCACAGCTGGCAGTTCAGGAGATGAAATTGGGAAGGCTCTTGCCTCA ATTTACCCATCGGACCACAACAGTAATAACTTCTCCTCAGCTCCATCTACTCCTGGATCTCCTCAGGCAATTGCAG CAGGAGCTCAGTCTCAGTGGCAAAGACCAACCACACCCAACTATGAAGGGCAACCACACGCACTG CAGAGTAAATTGGAGGACCGTTTGGAGGAGGCCATCCATGTACTGCGTAGCCACGCTGTGGGCCAGGGCCCTGGCTTAGAGGGCGCCCACTCCGACATGCACAGCCTGCTGTCCTCAGTACACAACGGGGGCCTCGGGGGCCTCTCTCCAGCTTTCCCCAATGCTAGCCTTGCCCTCAGCAACAGACATCCTGCTATG CAGGGAGGGAAACACGAGGAGCCCACAGGCCTTCCACCCAGCAGCACTCTTCTGCACGCTCATCACGCATCCGGACCCACACCGTCAGCTGGCCAACCGGAAGGCTTTACCA GTCTCCCGGGTGGCCTGACCCGCTCCACACACTCCTCCAGCAGCTCGGACATCaaaagagaagacaaagaggatGATGAAAACTCATCTGTTGCAGACAAGTCAGATGACGAAAAGAAGGAGTCCAAGGCAGCGCGCATTCGAACAAG AAAGGAGGCGTTGACCCTCCAGATGCTCTCTAGCCTTTCAGACCAGAAAGATGA TCCAGAAGAGGATGACGAAGACCTTCCCCCTGAGGTGAAGATGGAGCGCGAGAGGGAACGGCGAGTGGCTAACAATGCCCGCGAGCGTCTCAGAGTACGGGATATCAACGAGGCATTTAAGGAGCTTGGGAGGATGTGCCAGCTGCACCTCAGCCATGACAAACCTCAGACCAAACTTCTCATCCTGCACCAAGCTGTCAATGTCATCCTCAATTTAGAACAACAAGTCAGAG aGCGTAACCTTAACCCCAAGGCAGCATGTTTAAAACGCcgtgaggaggagaaggtgtcTGGGGTGGTGGGCGAAGCACCCATGCAGCTCTCAGGAGGCCATGCTAGTATGGGAGGAGATGGCCACAACCCAGTTGGCCACATGTAA
- the tcf3b gene encoding transcription factor 3b isoform X6: MNEQQQRMAAVGTDKELSDLLDFSAMFAPPVANGKNRTMTLASSQFGGSAIDERSGSGSWGSAEQNSPSFSQGRGYAEGSHYNDHEGLSSPFISSGVAGKNERPPYPPFGSQPGFLPSDIAMPSPDAMSPSGLKSGSQFYPSYPNNPRRRPPDGGIDTQPKKIRKPPGLPSSVYASTSGDEYTRDNGGYPGAKPGAVYPGSFYMQDPWSSSGYSAMLGNSPHIGQPGSFSAINPQDRMNYPLHGSEVNGFHSAPTTYNHTPAINGEGIMANRGTTAGSSGDEIGKALASIYPSDHNSNNFSSAPSTPGSPQAIAAGAQSQWQRPTTPNYEGQPHALQSKLEDRLEEAIHVLRSHAVGQGPGLEGAHSDMHSLLSSVHNGGLGGLSPAFPNASLALSNRHPAMQGGKHEEPTGLPPSSTLLHAHHASGPTPSAGQPEGFTSLPGGLTRSTHSSSSSDIKREDKEDDENSSVADKSDDEKKESKAARIRTRKEALTLQMLSSLSDQKDDPEEDDEDLPPEVKMERERERRVANNARERLRVRDINEAFKELGRMCQLHLSHDKPQTKLLILHQAVNVILNLEQQVRERNLNPKAACLKRREEEKVSGVVGEAPMQLSGGHASMGGDGHNPVGHM, from the exons ATGTTCGCGCCTCCAGTAGCCAATGGGAAGAACAGGACAATGACACTCGCCAGCAGTCAGTTTGGTGGATCAG CAATAGATGAGCGCAGCGGCTCTGGGTCTTGGGGATCGGCAGAACAGAACAGCCCCTCTTTCAGCCAAGGACGG GGCTATGCTGAAGGATCCCACTACAATGACCATGAAGGCTTGTCCTCTCCGTTCATCAGCTCAGGGGTCGCAG GTAAAAATGAGAGGCCACCATACCCTCCCTTTGGAAGCCAG CCTGGTTTTCTTCCTAGCGACATAGCAATGCCCAGCCCAGATGCCATGTCCCCCTCTGGCCTGAAATCTGGCTCCCAGTTTTACCCGTCATACCCCAACAACCCCAGGAGAAGGCCGCCTGATGGAGGCATAG ACACCCAGCCAAAGAAGATTCGGAAACCCCCTGGCCTGCCGTCCTCG GTGTATGCTTCCACATCTGGTGATGAGTATACCAGAGACAATGGAGGATATCCCGGTGCTAAGCCTGGAGCTGTCTACCCTGGCTCTTTCTATATGCAAG ACCCCTGGTCGTCTTCTGGCTACTCTGCCATGCTGGGTAACTCTCCTCACATTGGACAGCCAGGCTCCTTCTCTGCAATTAACCCACAGGACAGGATG AACTATCCTCTGCACGGCAGCGAAGTCAACGGCTTCCACTCAGCCCCCACCACATACAATCACACACCCGCCATCAACGGAGAAGGCAtcatgg ccaACCGAGGCACCACAGCTGGCAGTTCAGGAGATGAAATTGGGAAGGCTCTTGCCTCA ATTTACCCATCGGACCACAACAGTAATAACTTCTCCTCAGCTCCATCTACTCCTGGATCTCCTCAGGCAATTGCAG CAGGAGCTCAGTCTCAGTGGCAAAGACCAACCACACCCAACTATGAAGGGCAACCACACGCACTG CAGAGTAAATTGGAGGACCGTTTGGAGGAGGCCATCCATGTACTGCGTAGCCACGCTGTGGGCCAGGGCCCTGGCTTAGAGGGCGCCCACTCCGACATGCACAGCCTGCTGTCCTCAGTACACAACGGGGGCCTCGGGGGCCTCTCTCCAGCTTTCCCCAATGCTAGCCTTGCCCTCAGCAACAGACATCCTGCTATG CAGGGAGGGAAACACGAGGAGCCCACAGGCCTTCCACCCAGCAGCACTCTTCTGCACGCTCATCACGCATCCGGACCCACACCGTCAGCTGGCCAACCGGAAGGCTTTACCA GTCTCCCGGGTGGCCTGACCCGCTCCACACACTCCTCCAGCAGCTCGGACATCaaaagagaagacaaagaggatGATGAAAACTCATCTGTTGCAGACAAGTCAGATGACGAAAAGAAGGAGTCCAAGGCAGCGCGCATTCGAACAAG AAAGGAGGCGTTGACCCTCCAGATGCTCTCTAGCCTTTCAGACCAGAAAGATGA TCCAGAAGAGGATGACGAAGACCTTCCCCCTGAGGTGAAGATGGAGCGCGAGAGGGAACGGCGAGTGGCTAACAATGCCCGCGAGCGTCTCAGAGTACGGGATATCAACGAGGCATTTAAGGAGCTTGGGAGGATGTGCCAGCTGCACCTCAGCCATGACAAACCTCAGACCAAACTTCTCATCCTGCACCAAGCTGTCAATGTCATCCTCAATTTAGAACAACAAGTCAGAG aGCGTAACCTTAACCCCAAGGCAGCATGTTTAAAACGCcgtgaggaggagaaggtgtcTGGGGTGGTGGGCGAAGCACCCATGCAGCTCTCAGGAGGCCATGCTAGTATGGGAGGAGATGGCCACAACCCAGTTGGCCACATGTAA
- the tcf3b gene encoding transcription factor 3b isoform X3, with the protein MNEQQQRMAAVGTDKELSDLLDFSAMFAPPVANGKNRTMTLASSQFGGSAIDERSGSGSWGSAEQNSPSFSQGRGYAEGSHYNDHEGLSSPFISSGVAGKNERPPYPPFGSQPGFLPSDIAMPSPDAMSPSGLKSGSQFYPSYPNNPRRRPPDGGIDTQPKKIRKPPGLPSSVYASTSGDEYTRDNGGYPGAKPGAVYPGSFYMQEDPWSSSGYSAMLGNSPHIGQPGSFSAINPQDRMKRQPLPLSPQNYPLHGSEVNGFHSAPTTYNHTPAINGEGIMANRGTTAGSSGDEIGKALASIYPSDHNSNNFSSAPSTPGSPQAIAAGAQSQWQRPTTPNYEGQPHALQSKLEDRLEEAIHVLRSHAVGQGPGLEGAHSDMHSLLSSVHNGGLGGLSPAFPNASLALSNRHPAMGGKHEEPTGLPPSSTLLHAHHASGPTPSAGQPEGFTSLPGGLTRSTHSSSSSDIKREDKEDDENSSVADKSDDEKKESKAARIRTRKEALTLQMLSSLSDQKDDPEEDDEDLPPEVKMERERERRVANNARERLRVRDINEAFKELGRMCQLHLSHDKPQTKLLILHQAVNVILNLEQQVRERNLNPKAACLKRREEEKVSGVVGEAPMQLSGGHASMGGDGHNPVGHM; encoded by the exons ATGTTCGCGCCTCCAGTAGCCAATGGGAAGAACAGGACAATGACACTCGCCAGCAGTCAGTTTGGTGGATCAG CAATAGATGAGCGCAGCGGCTCTGGGTCTTGGGGATCGGCAGAACAGAACAGCCCCTCTTTCAGCCAAGGACGG GGCTATGCTGAAGGATCCCACTACAATGACCATGAAGGCTTGTCCTCTCCGTTCATCAGCTCAGGGGTCGCAG GTAAAAATGAGAGGCCACCATACCCTCCCTTTGGAAGCCAG CCTGGTTTTCTTCCTAGCGACATAGCAATGCCCAGCCCAGATGCCATGTCCCCCTCTGGCCTGAAATCTGGCTCCCAGTTTTACCCGTCATACCCCAACAACCCCAGGAGAAGGCCGCCTGATGGAGGCATAG ACACCCAGCCAAAGAAGATTCGGAAACCCCCTGGCCTGCCGTCCTCG GTGTATGCTTCCACATCTGGTGATGAGTATACCAGAGACAATGGAGGATATCCCGGTGCTAAGCCTGGAGCTGTCTACCCTGGCTCTTTCTATATGCAAG AAGACCCCTGGTCGTCTTCTGGCTACTCTGCCATGCTGGGTAACTCTCCTCACATTGGACAGCCAGGCTCCTTCTCTGCAATTAACCCACAGGACAGGATG AAGCGTCAACCCCTGCCTCTGTCCCCACAGAACTATCCTCTGCACGGCAGCGAAGTCAACGGCTTCCACTCAGCCCCCACCACATACAATCACACACCCGCCATCAACGGAGAAGGCAtcatgg ccaACCGAGGCACCACAGCTGGCAGTTCAGGAGATGAAATTGGGAAGGCTCTTGCCTCA ATTTACCCATCGGACCACAACAGTAATAACTTCTCCTCAGCTCCATCTACTCCTGGATCTCCTCAGGCAATTGCAG CAGGAGCTCAGTCTCAGTGGCAAAGACCAACCACACCCAACTATGAAGGGCAACCACACGCACTG CAGAGTAAATTGGAGGACCGTTTGGAGGAGGCCATCCATGTACTGCGTAGCCACGCTGTGGGCCAGGGCCCTGGCTTAGAGGGCGCCCACTCCGACATGCACAGCCTGCTGTCCTCAGTACACAACGGGGGCCTCGGGGGCCTCTCTCCAGCTTTCCCCAATGCTAGCCTTGCCCTCAGCAACAGACATCCTGCTATG GGAGGGAAACACGAGGAGCCCACAGGCCTTCCACCCAGCAGCACTCTTCTGCACGCTCATCACGCATCCGGACCCACACCGTCAGCTGGCCAACCGGAAGGCTTTACCA GTCTCCCGGGTGGCCTGACCCGCTCCACACACTCCTCCAGCAGCTCGGACATCaaaagagaagacaaagaggatGATGAAAACTCATCTGTTGCAGACAAGTCAGATGACGAAAAGAAGGAGTCCAAGGCAGCGCGCATTCGAACAAG AAAGGAGGCGTTGACCCTCCAGATGCTCTCTAGCCTTTCAGACCAGAAAGATGA TCCAGAAGAGGATGACGAAGACCTTCCCCCTGAGGTGAAGATGGAGCGCGAGAGGGAACGGCGAGTGGCTAACAATGCCCGCGAGCGTCTCAGAGTACGGGATATCAACGAGGCATTTAAGGAGCTTGGGAGGATGTGCCAGCTGCACCTCAGCCATGACAAACCTCAGACCAAACTTCTCATCCTGCACCAAGCTGTCAATGTCATCCTCAATTTAGAACAACAAGTCAGAG aGCGTAACCTTAACCCCAAGGCAGCATGTTTAAAACGCcgtgaggaggagaaggtgtcTGGGGTGGTGGGCGAAGCACCCATGCAGCTCTCAGGAGGCCATGCTAGTATGGGAGGAGATGGCCACAACCCAGTTGGCCACATGTAA